A single region of the Nocardioides ochotonae genome encodes:
- the scpB gene encoding SMC-Scp complex subunit ScpB has product MSEHTDDTAAAPEVEPAALRPSLEAVLMVADQPLDAPTLATAVGHPVEDVVAALQLLAEEYAEQGRGFELRHVAGGWRYYTRPEHAAVVERFVLEGQQARLTQAALETLAVVAYQQPISRARVSAIRGVNVDGVMRTLITRGLVEEAGRDQETGANLYRTTGYFLERIGVTALEDLPEIAPYLPDMDDLEEELAAMAAPFAVPEPPPAPEHTPDTAPDTAPDIGSTHPKDMTT; this is encoded by the coding sequence ATGAGCGAGCACACCGACGACACCGCCGCCGCGCCCGAGGTCGAGCCGGCCGCGCTGCGCCCCTCGCTCGAGGCGGTGCTGATGGTCGCCGACCAGCCGCTGGACGCGCCCACGCTGGCGACGGCGGTCGGGCACCCGGTCGAGGACGTCGTGGCCGCGCTCCAGCTCCTCGCCGAGGAGTACGCCGAGCAGGGCCGCGGCTTCGAGCTGCGCCACGTGGCCGGTGGCTGGCGCTACTACACCCGCCCCGAGCACGCAGCGGTCGTGGAGCGCTTCGTGCTGGAGGGCCAGCAGGCCCGGCTGACCCAGGCGGCGCTGGAGACCCTCGCCGTGGTCGCCTACCAACAGCCGATCTCGCGCGCCCGGGTCTCCGCGATCCGTGGGGTCAACGTCGACGGTGTGATGCGCACCCTGATCACCCGCGGCCTGGTGGAGGAGGCCGGCCGGGACCAGGAGACGGGTGCGAACCTGTACCGGACCACGGGATACTTCCTGGAGCGGATCGGCGTCACCGCGCTGGAGGACCTCCCCGAGATCGCGCCGTACCTGCCCGACATGGACGATCTCGAGGAGGAGCTGGCCGCGATGGCCGCGCCCTTCGCCGTCCCCGAGCCGCCGCCCGCACCCGAGCACACCCCCGACACCGCACCCGACACTGCACCCGACATCGGCAGCACCCACCCGAAGGACATGACGACGTGA
- a CDS encoding ParA family protein, with the protein MSDPLPFEQPLVPERPAAAPTSEVVIGPTGRPMPVIPEPKPLTEHGNARVIAMCNQKGGVGKTTTTINLGAALAEYGRKVLLVDFDPQGSLSVGLGLNPHEIDLTVYNLLMERDVDVDDVIVPTNVPGMDLLPSNIDLSAAEVQLVHEVAREQTLQRVLRPVIKDYDVVLIDCQPSLGLLTVNALTASDGVIVPLECEYFALRGVALLKTTIDKVQERLNPRLEVDGVLGTMFDGRTLHGREVMDRLVQAWGDKVFHTVIRRTVKFSDSTVAGEPITSYASSSTGAEAYRQLAREVLARCLDG; encoded by the coding sequence GTGTCCGACCCCCTGCCGTTCGAGCAGCCCCTGGTGCCCGAGCGCCCCGCCGCCGCCCCGACCTCCGAGGTCGTGATCGGCCCCACCGGGCGCCCGATGCCGGTGATCCCCGAGCCGAAGCCGCTCACCGAGCACGGCAACGCGCGGGTGATCGCGATGTGCAACCAGAAGGGCGGCGTCGGCAAGACCACCACCACGATCAACCTCGGTGCCGCGCTCGCCGAGTACGGCCGCAAGGTGCTGCTCGTCGACTTCGACCCGCAGGGCTCGCTCTCGGTGGGCCTCGGCCTGAACCCGCACGAGATCGACCTCACCGTCTACAACCTGTTGATGGAGCGCGACGTCGACGTCGACGACGTCATCGTGCCCACCAACGTGCCGGGCATGGACCTGCTGCCCTCCAACATCGACCTGTCCGCCGCCGAGGTGCAGCTGGTCCACGAGGTCGCCCGCGAGCAGACCCTCCAGCGGGTGCTGCGCCCGGTCATCAAGGACTACGACGTCGTCCTGATCGACTGCCAGCCCTCCCTCGGCCTGCTCACCGTCAACGCGCTCACTGCCTCCGACGGCGTGATCGTGCCGCTGGAGTGCGAGTACTTCGCGCTGCGCGGCGTGGCGCTGCTGAAGACCACCATCGACAAGGTCCAGGAGCGGCTCAACCCGCGCCTGGAGGTCGACGGCGTGCTCGGCACCATGTTCGACGGGCGCACCCTGCACGGGCGCGAGGTCATGGACCGTCTCGTCCAGGCCTGGGGCGACAAGGTGTTCCACACCGTCATCCGGCGCACCGTGAAGTTCTCCGACTCCACCGTCGCCGGGGAGCCGATCACGTCCTACGCCTCGAGCTCGACGGGCGCGGAGGCCTACCGCCAGCTCGCCCGGGAGGTGCTCGCACGTTGTCTCGACGGGTGA
- the xerD gene encoding site-specific tyrosine recombinase XerD: MAEVSRAVRTYLDHLSVERGLAANTLQSYRRDLRRYSAHLAAVGIADLDEVTEATVAEFLARLREGDEEHPPLSATSAARTVVAVRGFHRFAVADGLAQADPAAAVKPPTPAKRLPKALPLSDVEAILEAAGAPGTVLALRDRALLEVLYGTGARISEAVGLDVDDLDWGPAGPEASGDGTVLLRGKGGKERLVPVGSYAREAVAAYLVRGRPALLAEGRGTPALFLNARGGRLSRQSAWAVLTKAADRAGVTRDVSPHTLRHSFATHLLDGGADVRVVQELLGHASVTTTQVYTLVTVDNLREVFATAHPRARD; encoded by the coding sequence GTGGCTGAGGTCTCCCGGGCGGTCCGCACCTACCTCGACCACCTCTCCGTCGAGCGCGGGCTGGCCGCCAACACGCTGCAGTCCTACCGTCGCGACCTGCGCCGCTACAGCGCGCACCTGGCCGCGGTCGGCATCGCCGACCTCGACGAGGTCACCGAGGCCACGGTCGCCGAGTTCCTGGCGCGGCTGCGCGAGGGCGACGAGGAGCACCCGCCGCTGAGCGCGACGTCCGCGGCCCGCACGGTCGTGGCCGTCCGCGGCTTCCACCGCTTCGCGGTCGCCGACGGGCTGGCCCAGGCCGACCCTGCCGCTGCGGTGAAGCCGCCGACCCCGGCCAAGCGGCTGCCCAAGGCGCTGCCGCTCTCCGACGTGGAGGCGATCCTCGAGGCCGCCGGCGCGCCCGGCACCGTGCTGGCCCTGCGCGACCGGGCCCTGCTCGAGGTGCTCTACGGCACCGGGGCGCGGATCTCCGAGGCCGTCGGCCTCGACGTCGACGACCTCGACTGGGGCCCCGCGGGCCCGGAGGCCTCCGGCGACGGCACCGTGCTGCTGCGCGGCAAGGGCGGCAAGGAACGCCTGGTCCCCGTGGGCTCCTACGCCCGCGAGGCGGTCGCCGCCTACCTGGTGCGCGGTCGGCCCGCGCTCCTCGCCGAGGGGCGGGGGACACCCGCGCTCTTCCTCAACGCGCGCGGCGGCCGGCTCTCGCGCCAGTCGGCCTGGGCGGTGCTCACCAAGGCCGCCGACCGGGCCGGCGTGACGCGCGACGTCAGCCCGCACACGCTGCGCCACTCCTTCGCCACGCACCTGCTCGACGGCGGCGCCGACGTGCGCGTCGTGCAGGAGCTCCTGGGGCACGCGTCGGTGACCACGACCCAGGTCTACACACTGGTCACCGTGGACAACCTCCGCGAGGTCTTCGCGACCGCACATCCGAGAGCACGGGACTGA
- a CDS encoding GNAT family N-acetyltransferase: protein MSEIDVADAPENSRYEARIDGELAGFADYVLREGRIVFTHTEVDDAFEGKGVGSALARGALDDVRRSGERDVVPMCSFIKGWIDKHPDYADLVADPV from the coding sequence ATGAGTGAGATCGACGTCGCCGACGCACCCGAGAACAGCCGCTACGAGGCCCGGATCGACGGGGAGCTGGCCGGCTTCGCCGACTACGTGCTGCGCGAGGGCCGCATCGTGTTCACCCACACCGAGGTCGACGACGCCTTCGAGGGCAAGGGCGTCGGCTCCGCGCTCGCCCGCGGCGCGCTGGACGACGTACGCCGCTCGGGGGAGCGCGACGTGGTGCCGATGTGCTCCTTCATCAAGGGCTGGATCGACAAGCACCCGGACTACGCCGACCTGGTCGCCGACCCGGTCTGA
- a CDS encoding pseudouridine synthase — MSPQIETDDDGLIRLQKLLAQSDVASRRKCEQLMLDGLVVVDGEVVTRLGAKVDPRTAVIHVDGKRLPPISEKVYLVLNKPRGVVSTMSDPEGRRTISDLVADRPERLFHVGRLDTDTSGLLLLTNDGDFANRMAHPSYEVDKTYVAEVEGIVSRATVKRLLDGVTLEDGPVTVKRAKLVGGNQKASGSSIIELVIHEGRNRIVRRLLDEVGHPVRRLTRTAFGPVLLMGMKPGDIRELSREELGLLLDSASL, encoded by the coding sequence GTGAGCCCCCAGATCGAGACCGACGACGACGGCCTGATCCGCCTGCAGAAGCTGCTGGCGCAGTCCGACGTGGCCTCCCGGCGCAAGTGCGAGCAGCTGATGCTCGACGGCCTGGTGGTGGTCGACGGCGAGGTGGTCACCCGCCTGGGCGCCAAGGTGGACCCGCGCACCGCCGTCATCCACGTCGACGGCAAGCGGCTGCCGCCGATCTCGGAGAAGGTCTACCTGGTGCTGAACAAGCCCCGCGGCGTGGTCTCCACGATGTCGGACCCCGAGGGCCGGCGCACGATCTCCGACCTGGTCGCCGACCGCCCCGAGCGGCTCTTCCACGTCGGCCGCCTCGACACCGACACCTCCGGGCTGCTGCTGCTCACCAACGACGGCGACTTCGCCAACCGGATGGCGCACCCCTCCTACGAGGTCGACAAGACCTACGTCGCGGAGGTCGAGGGCATCGTCAGCCGGGCCACGGTCAAGCGGCTGCTCGACGGGGTGACCCTCGAGGACGGCCCGGTCACGGTGAAGCGGGCCAAGCTGGTCGGCGGCAACCAGAAGGCGTCGGGCAGCTCGATCATCGAGCTGGTCATCCACGAGGGCCGCAACCGGATCGTGCGGCGCCTCCTCGACGAGGTCGGCCACCCGGTACGCCGCCTGACCCGCACCGCCTTCGGGCCGGTGCTGCTGATGGGGATGAAGCCCGGCGACATCCGCGAGCTGAGCCGCGAGGAGCTCGGGCTGCTGCTCGACAGCGCCAGCCTCTGA
- a CDS encoding segregation and condensation protein A, producing the protein MTTSADTSGTSTATGAVAATGFEVRLDNFEGPFDLLLHLIAKHKLDVTEVALSRVTDEFIAHVKAGGPVWDLEQTTSFLLVASTLLDLKAARLLPQGDVEDEEDLALLEARDLLFARLLQYKAFKSVAAVLAERLSGEARRHPRAVGLEERYAGLLPEVLIGIGLEQFAALAARALAPKPVPEVRLDHIHAPQVSVREQAEIVVERLRRHGAMTFRALCGDSPDRLTTVARFLALLELFRESAVGFEQLTPLGELTVRWTGEEQTDLDELINDEFDGAPPEAPTEGEQP; encoded by the coding sequence ATGACCACGTCCGCCGACACCTCCGGCACCTCCACGGCGACCGGGGCCGTGGCGGCGACCGGGTTCGAGGTGCGGCTGGACAACTTCGAGGGCCCCTTCGACCTGCTGCTCCACCTGATCGCCAAGCACAAGCTCGACGTCACCGAGGTCGCGCTGTCGCGGGTGACCGACGAGTTCATCGCCCACGTCAAGGCCGGTGGCCCGGTGTGGGACCTGGAGCAGACGACCTCGTTCCTGCTGGTCGCCTCGACCCTGCTCGACCTCAAGGCCGCGCGGCTGCTGCCGCAGGGTGACGTGGAGGACGAGGAGGACCTGGCGCTGCTGGAGGCCCGGGACCTGCTCTTCGCCCGCCTGCTGCAGTACAAGGCGTTCAAGAGCGTCGCCGCGGTGCTCGCCGAGCGGCTCTCGGGGGAGGCCCGCCGCCACCCGCGGGCGGTCGGCCTGGAGGAGCGGTACGCCGGGCTGCTGCCCGAGGTGCTCATCGGGATCGGGCTGGAGCAGTTCGCCGCCCTCGCGGCGCGCGCGCTGGCCCCCAAGCCGGTGCCCGAGGTGCGCCTGGACCACATCCACGCGCCGCAGGTGAGCGTGCGCGAGCAGGCGGAGATCGTGGTCGAGCGGCTGCGCCGGCACGGCGCGATGACGTTCCGGGCACTGTGCGGGGACTCCCCGGACCGGCTCACCACCGTGGCCCGGTTCCTGGCCCTGCTCGAGCTCTTCCGCGAGAGCGCGGTCGGGTTCGAGCAGCTCACGCCGCTCGGCGAGCTCACCGTGCGCTGGACCGGCGAGGAGCAGACCGACCTCGATGAGCTGATCAACGACGAGTTCGACGGGGCCCCGCCCGAGGCGCCCACCGAGGGGGAGCAGCCATGA
- a CDS encoding DEAD/DEAH box helicase, translated as MTETKTDGAAWVPRVDDPDRVYEAISDWAARQGLALYPHQDEAIIELLGGNNVVLATPTGSGKSLVAIGAHAAALAGDRVSFYTAPIKALVSEKFFALCEVFGAENVGMLTGDASVNADAPIICCTAEVLANLALREGASADVGLVVMDEFHFYTEPDRGWAWQVPLLELPHAQFLLMSATLGDVSELAADLTTRNGRETAIVDDAERPVPLTFSYALTPLAETVEELVTTGQSPVYVVHFTQAAAVEHATSLLSPSSGIGQPSKEVRDEIAERIGAFRFGAGFGKTLSKLLRRGIGVHHAGMLPRYRRLVEQLAQSGVLRVICGTDTLGVGINVPIRTVLFTGLAKFDGNRQRILRSREFLQIAGRAGRAGYDTAGYVVVQAPEHVIENERAKAKSAAKNAANPKKKSKAQLKKPPEGAVVWSEQTFDKLVSGQPEQLVSRMKVDNSMLINVLAREEDAFAVMRRLLTDNHEDVRQQRRLARRALRLARSLLHSGVITRLDELDEHGRRYVLTVDLPADFALNQPLAHFALAALDVLDPDSPDHALDVVSVIESVLDAPRQILFAQQHAARGEAIAEMKADGLEYDERMALLEEITWPQPLAELLGATYEIYRQRHPWLPEDALGPKSVVREMYEQGMSFTDFVRRYQLARSEGLVLRYLTDAYRTLRQTVPEAHRTAELEDLQEWLGETVRQTDSSLLDEWEALTDPAAVAVRAAELAHAGTPTSARPISRQERAFAVMVRNAMWRRVELVARDDLDGLMALERAAADRTEPAREVVMTRSRWDEAIEAYYAEHDRVGTDQDARGPQHLVVEHATGVPLGVDPDEHAEARPGGARLWRVRQTIADPEGHHDWLIEAVADLDASDEAGELVLATEAMRRL; from the coding sequence ATGACTGAGACCAAGACCGACGGCGCCGCATGGGTCCCCCGGGTCGACGACCCGGACCGGGTCTACGAGGCGATCAGCGACTGGGCCGCCCGCCAGGGCCTCGCGCTGTACCCGCACCAGGACGAGGCGATCATCGAGCTGCTGGGCGGCAACAACGTGGTGCTGGCGACCCCGACCGGCTCGGGCAAGTCGCTGGTCGCCATCGGCGCGCACGCCGCCGCGCTGGCCGGTGACCGGGTCAGCTTCTACACCGCGCCGATCAAGGCGCTGGTGAGCGAGAAGTTCTTCGCGCTGTGCGAGGTGTTCGGCGCCGAGAACGTCGGCATGCTCACCGGCGACGCCTCGGTGAACGCCGACGCCCCGATCATCTGCTGCACCGCGGAGGTGCTGGCCAACCTGGCGCTGCGTGAGGGCGCGAGCGCCGACGTGGGGCTCGTGGTGATGGATGAGTTCCACTTCTACACCGAGCCCGACCGCGGCTGGGCCTGGCAGGTGCCGCTGCTGGAGCTGCCGCACGCGCAGTTCCTGCTGATGTCGGCCACCCTCGGCGACGTCAGCGAGCTGGCCGCCGACCTGACCACGCGCAACGGGCGCGAGACGGCCATCGTCGACGACGCCGAGCGCCCGGTGCCGCTGACCTTCAGCTATGCCCTGACCCCGCTCGCGGAGACCGTCGAGGAGCTGGTCACGACGGGGCAGTCCCCGGTCTACGTCGTGCACTTCACCCAGGCCGCGGCCGTCGAGCACGCCACCTCGCTGCTCTCGCCGTCCTCGGGGATCGGCCAGCCCAGCAAGGAGGTGCGCGACGAGATCGCCGAGCGGATCGGTGCCTTCCGCTTCGGCGCCGGCTTCGGCAAGACCCTGTCCAAGCTGCTGCGCCGCGGCATCGGCGTGCACCACGCCGGCATGCTGCCGCGCTACCGCCGCCTGGTCGAGCAGCTGGCCCAGAGCGGGGTGCTACGCGTCATCTGCGGCACCGACACCCTCGGCGTGGGCATCAACGTCCCGATCCGCACGGTGCTGTTCACCGGGCTGGCCAAGTTCGACGGCAACCGCCAGCGGATCCTGCGCAGCCGCGAGTTCCTGCAGATCGCCGGGCGCGCGGGCCGGGCCGGCTACGACACCGCCGGCTACGTCGTGGTCCAGGCGCCCGAGCACGTCATCGAGAACGAGCGCGCCAAGGCCAAGTCGGCCGCCAAGAACGCCGCGAACCCGAAGAAGAAGTCCAAGGCCCAGCTCAAGAAGCCGCCGGAGGGCGCGGTGGTGTGGAGCGAGCAGACCTTCGACAAGCTCGTCTCCGGCCAGCCCGAGCAGCTGGTCTCGCGGATGAAGGTCGACAACTCCATGCTGATCAACGTCCTCGCCCGCGAGGAGGACGCCTTCGCGGTGATGCGCCGCCTGCTGACCGACAACCACGAGGACGTGCGCCAGCAGCGCCGCCTGGCCCGGCGCGCGCTGCGGCTGGCCCGCTCGCTCCTGCACTCGGGGGTGATCACCCGCCTGGACGAGCTCGACGAGCACGGGCGCCGCTACGTCCTCACCGTCGACCTGCCGGCCGACTTCGCGCTCAACCAGCCGCTCGCGCACTTCGCGCTCGCCGCCCTCGACGTGCTCGACCCGGACTCCCCGGACCACGCCCTGGACGTGGTGTCGGTCATCGAGAGCGTGCTGGACGCGCCGCGCCAGATCCTGTTCGCCCAGCAGCACGCCGCGCGCGGCGAGGCGATCGCGGAGATGAAGGCCGACGGGCTGGAGTACGACGAGCGGATGGCGCTGCTGGAGGAGATCACCTGGCCCCAGCCGCTGGCCGAGCTGCTCGGCGCGACGTACGAGATCTACCGCCAGCGCCACCCGTGGCTGCCCGAGGACGCCCTCGGTCCGAAGTCGGTGGTGCGGGAGATGTACGAGCAGGGGATGAGCTTCACCGACTTCGTGCGCCGCTACCAGCTGGCCCGCTCGGAGGGACTGGTGCTTCGCTACCTCACCGATGCCTACCGCACGCTGCGCCAGACGGTGCCGGAGGCGCACCGCACCGCCGAGCTGGAGGACCTCCAGGAGTGGCTGGGGGAGACGGTGCGCCAGACCGACTCCTCGCTGCTCGACGAGTGGGAGGCGCTCACCGACCCGGCCGCCGTGGCGGTGCGCGCCGCGGAGCTCGCGCATGCGGGGACGCCGACCTCCGCGCGCCCGATCTCGCGCCAGGAGCGCGCCTTCGCGGTCATGGTGCGCAACGCGATGTGGCGGCGCGTCGAGCTGGTCGCCCGCGACGACCTCGACGGCCTGATGGCCCTCGAGCGCGCCGCCGCGGACCGCACCGAGCCGGCCCGCGAGGTGGTGATGACCCGCTCGCGCTGGGACGAGGCGATCGAGGCCTACTACGCCGAGCACGACCGGGTCGGCACCGACCAGGACGCGCGCGGACCCCAGCACCTCGTCGTGGAGCACGCCACCGGCGTACCGCTGGGCGTGGACCCCGACGAGCACGCCGAGGCCCGGCCGGGCGGCGCCCGGCTGTGGCGGGTGCGCCAGACCATCGCCGACCCCGAGGGCCACCACGACTGGCTCATCGAGGCCGTCGCCGACCTCGACGCCTCCGACGAGGCCGGGGAGCTGGTGCTGGCCACGGAGGCGATGCGGCGGCTGTGA
- a CDS encoding helix-turn-helix domain-containing protein, producing the protein MGRPVHPALAPYVASLTAYDVDLGAPGVHRGLPGTTLTLVLPAGEPLDVGWAGRPETRARRWSTLSGLHAHPAQIHHDGHQAGVQLALTTAGARALLGVPAAALAGTLVELEDVVPALWDLPERLAGVGPEQRAALVQQVLLARLGRSGRAARPPRAEVGRALAALTRGLRVEEAAAEVGYSRRHLATLVRAECGLTPRDVRRLARFERARAGLGRAPLAEVAHRCGYADQAHLTREWGALAGCAPTTWLREEFPFLQDPEVGADAG; encoded by the coding sequence ATGGGCAGGCCGGTCCACCCCGCGCTCGCGCCGTACGTCGCCTCGCTGACGGCCTACGACGTCGACCTCGGCGCGCCCGGGGTGCACCGGGGCCTGCCCGGGACCACGCTCACCCTCGTGCTGCCGGCGGGGGAGCCGCTCGACGTCGGGTGGGCCGGCCGGCCGGAGACCCGGGCGCGGCGCTGGTCAACGCTCTCGGGCCTGCACGCCCACCCCGCGCAGATCCACCACGACGGCCACCAGGCCGGGGTGCAGCTGGCGCTGACGACCGCCGGCGCCCGGGCGCTGCTGGGCGTCCCCGCGGCCGCACTGGCGGGCACCCTGGTCGAGCTCGAGGACGTCGTCCCGGCCCTGTGGGACCTGCCCGAGCGGCTCGCCGGGGTCGGTCCCGAGCAACGCGCGGCGCTGGTGCAGCAGGTCCTGCTGGCCCGGCTGGGCCGGTCGGGCCGTGCGGCGCGGCCGCCACGGGCCGAGGTCGGGCGTGCCCTGGCCGCGCTCACCCGCGGCCTGCGCGTGGAGGAGGCCGCCGCGGAGGTCGGCTACTCACGGCGCCACCTCGCGACCCTGGTGCGTGCCGAGTGCGGTCTGACCCCGCGCGACGTGCGCCGCCTGGCCCGGTTCGAGCGCGCCCGGGCCGGCCTCGGCCGGGCACCTCTCGCCGAGGTCGCGCACCGCTGCGGGTACGCCGACCAGGCGCACCTGACCCGGGAGTGGGGAGCCCTGGCCGGGTGCGCGCCCACGACCTGGCTGCGCGAGGAGTTCCCGTTCCTCCAAGACCCCGAGGTCGGCGCGGACGCAGGCTGA
- a CDS encoding VOC family protein, translated as MTHASDIRLWHTLTFADADAAMTWLRAIGFVEHATYRDEADPALVMHAEWVWPEGGGIMFGSRRPGAAVDNAGGSAAYLVTADPDAVFDKAVAAGASVLREMVEQDYGGRGGSVADPEGNHWSFGDYQPGGA; from the coding sequence ATGACCCACGCATCCGACATCCGTCTCTGGCACACCCTGACCTTCGCCGACGCCGACGCGGCGATGACCTGGCTCCGCGCGATCGGCTTCGTCGAGCACGCGACGTACCGCGACGAGGCCGACCCGGCCCTCGTCATGCACGCCGAGTGGGTGTGGCCCGAGGGCGGCGGGATCATGTTCGGCAGCCGGCGCCCCGGGGCCGCGGTCGACAACGCGGGCGGCTCGGCCGCCTACCTCGTCACCGCCGACCCCGACGCCGTCTTCGACAAGGCGGTCGCCGCCGGCGCGAGCGTGCTGCGCGAGATGGTCGAGCAGGACTACGGCGGTCGCGGCGGCAGCGTGGCCGACCCGGAGGGCAACCACTGGTCCTTCGGCGACTACCAGCCCGGCGGGGCCTGA